Proteins found in one Panthera tigris isolate Pti1 chromosome B3, P.tigris_Pti1_mat1.1, whole genome shotgun sequence genomic segment:
- the PCLAF gene encoding PCNA-associated factor isoform X2 encodes MVRTKADSVPGTYRKVVASRAPRKVLGSSTSASNSASLSSRKVENKYAGGNPVCVRPTPKWQKGIGEFFGLSPKDSDKENRIPEEAGSSGLGKAKRKKTQ; translated from the exons ATGGTGCGGACTAAAGCGGACAGTGTCCCAGGCACCTACAGAAAAG TGGTGGCTTCTCGAGCTCCCAGGAAGGTGCTTGGTTCCTCCACTTCTGCCAGTAATTCCGCATCGCTTTCGTCGAGGAAAG ttgaaaATAAGTATGCCGGAGGGAATCCAGTTTGTGTGCGCCCAACTCCCAAGTGGCAAAAAGGAATCGGAGAATTCTTTGGGCTGTCCCCTAAAGATTCTGACAAAGAGAATCGAATTCCTGAAGAGGCAGGAAGCAGTGGCttaggaaaagcaaaaagaaa